In the genome of Candoia aspera isolate rCanAsp1 chromosome 12, rCanAsp1.hap2, whole genome shotgun sequence, the window TGAGTCATCCAAGGGTTGCCGTGAAATCTTACAGGAATTGAAAGGGGCTTCCTTGGCTAAGGCAGCTCAAGTTTCAGAAAGCCAGAAAATGGTTGCTCCTCCAACAACTGAACCAAGTGAAAAGGTAAGAGCATAGTAGCTAGCGTTTCCCCTTCAGGCTGGAAATGATGgccttagtgcagtgtttttcaaacttggcaacttgaagatgtgtggacttcaactcccggaattccccccAAACTTCTAGGGAGTTTTCTAGCTCCTGCTTTGGTGGTATATCCTAACTGACACATGTAAAGGCTTTCTGCATGTGAAAATGTGCTTGTCCTTTAGATCCTCCTCTTCTGTGGAATGATGTCTACCTGCAGCTTGAAGCCATGTGTCACATTGGGACTGTTTGAGTAGACAGTGACCAAAAGTGTACATAATAGTTTTCCAAACCTGAATTGTGCATTTTCTCCATGTTGTCTAATACTGTCCTTAAACATACCCAGCCTGAATAGGAAGTGGATCCTACAACTGCTTACTACATTCTGCAATCTTGTCGCTGTAGGTGAAGACATTGACAGCAGAACTTGCTGTCCAGATGAAGGAGGAGCAGCAGTTGGTGATCGAAAACAAGAGGCTGCAGACAAATCTGCAGGAAGCAATGCTGGACAACTACCACAGCAGAAGAGTGGGTGACTTCTGGCAGACTGTTTTCAGCCTGACAATAGAGAATGACCAACTTTGGCGATCGTTGATTGCCTGCACTGAGAAGGTATGAGGAGATTATTAGCACATGTACTGTAAGAGCAGAACCTCCTGAGGATGGTGGAGACAGATGCTATCTTTCCCTATAATTCTAGAAAGTAGAATATTAAAGCAAAATTCCCACAGCATGTTGGAAGGGATGAGTTTTTCTTTCTTGAGGGTATCAAAACATCTTCTAAAAGCTAAAATGGCACTTCTGAAACTCTGCCAGCATTggagctttaaaatatttatttagctatTCTTTCAGCTGCTATTCTAATCTTAGGGCACTCGGGGGGGACTAATGTTTTTTAGCTTTTCACTTTTAACCAAGAAGCTATCAATAAATTATCTCAAATCAaacttttgactcctggtgactttgtaGATTCATccgtggaggttttttttttcttttttctttttggcaaccGCATGGAAGCGGCTTGCATTGCACTCCCACTCACTTTTAACTGCCCTAGGATTTCCAAGTGGCTCAGAaccatttaatttttatattgagtttattatttgtttagcttttcaaaagattccctcaagttgagcttgagctcatggacacatccatgagttttcttggcagtgttatggaactggtttgcattgccttctggaatgttttctcATCTTCCAAACTACAGTACTGTAATTATTAATCCAACTAAAACAGTCTGGATTAAGAGAAAGGCCTGGATATCTTAAAGGAGATGTGTGGGCTGAGAGCGACTCCCAAGTGGGGAGGGAGAATTGGCACTGACTCAGGAAAAGGCCCTGTTTTGTGAGCTCAACTATGCCAATGAACATGGGATGGCTCCTGCCAACCTTAATGCTCAAATGTTGTTGAGTCCCTaagccaaggctggctggggagttctggagttgaagtccacacatcttaaagtggccaaggttgagaaacactgtcctaacctATTTAAATCTTTAAAGATGAAAATTAATACTTGTGCTCAGAATTAGTATGATGCAGGGAATCAACTTCAGATCTCTGGGTGCTTCAGACTACAGAGCAGAGTCTCCAGTATGATTTATGAGACTGTTGTGGCGTGTTatactaaaccatgatttgttttacTACAGCTGGCTTGGTATGGCCAGCTGAAACCATATTGTGGCATAGCATAGTAGGTGATCTCAGTGTTTTGGGGCTGGCTGAGTTGTTGAAACTCCTGCCTGGATTCTTTCAACGGGGTGAAAACTGCTTTTGGATTCTGCATGCCACTTTGACAGCAGACTGGCCCTTGTGGTTGGTCCTTCTTTTTCCCCTCATTTCAGGAGGTTGTAAGTATACTGCCAAgaatgcagaagaagagggaCGGTATTACTCTCCTAGCCCTCAAGTTGAAGAGTGATCTTGAGGTGGTGAAAGCTGTTGCAGCTAAGGGACTCGCTAGTCTTCCTCTCCTCCAGACTGCCAATGTTCTAAAACTTCAGATGTACTACGAACAAGCCAGTGATGAGCTCTACTGTGTGTTGACTGATATTAAGGTATTGTCAGTGCTGTCCCCTGTGCACTCTGGAGAAAAAGATGATCTTTCTGCTGATGATCCTTGTGCCTTAACTGTGTCCATTAGGGGTGCTAACAGAAGGACCCCTTCTCTGGGGATGGCActgtcattttcttccttctccaatctggtgatCAACAGATCTGTTAACCTTTAGGTCCCAGGATCCTAGCTTGCAAGTCCAAGGCATTTGGATTGGAGGCAACTTATAATAGACCAGTGTGGGTTCATGTAACAAAGGCCCTTGTGTCCTGATTGAGGGGGTCTTGAGTCAAGAGCTCTCATTTAATCCTTTGTGAAATGTCTaacccagtgttcctcaacctcagcaactttcagatgggtggacttcaactcccagaattccccagccacccagttactgaggttgagaaacactggtctaactgcATTTAAAAGGGCCAAGTTGGTTGTCAGTGCCGATTCTTGTGGCAGCGACTTCCACTCTTTAACTGTCCACTGTGTAAATTATTCCTCCTTAAAGCATTTTTACAGCAAAAAAGATCATAGGTTTTCCTCATAGGATGACTGCTTCAGCCTCTAATCATCTGGAGGATCTGGGGAGCCTTAAGTGACCCGAAAGACTTCTGGTTGAGGGAGGCTACAGAAGTTGATTTCCAAGGACCTTGTTTGAAAAGGTCCAAGCCCTCTCAGATAAGATGCCTGATGGGACTGACTTAgtgtgatttcttttcttttttctttctttttttgtacaaCCCCCAAGTCACATTTACAGAGTTGAGCAGCCACATAGATCCTTTAAATAGATAAACTATCTTCTGTGGTTTATTAACAATGGCTTGATGCagggcttcccaaactttttccttcattacccaaaactgcttgtCAGAAAGTCTTTTACCCAATGTTGTTAAagcactttaagtcaatttaatgggtttgtgtgatgttacccaaagaaaaaccacttttaacCAAtgttgggtaatttacccaggtttgggaagcactggcttAGCGTGCTGCACTAATAGTCAAGTGTGGCTTATTTGACAAACCTTTGTTAAAAGAAACCTTGCCATAATGTAGGGATAGGCAGCCACAGACTGACAGCTGCTTGGACTTCTGGATTGCTCCCTCTGACACATGCTTGCAGAAAATAAATAGCATGGCTTCCAACCCTTGTTAGCCAGGAAACATGAAGACTGAAATACAATCCTTAATGTAGACTTATTATAGCCCCCCCCTGCAAAAAGCTAGGTCCTGCCAAACTACCCTCCCCAAGTTCTTACCAGGCCcaatctgtggaatgtgttttcTGTCACCACCTCAACCACCACTGTCCTGGAAATACGAAGTGTCTCCCTGGTCCCTGAACAATGGCTGTGTGTGTGAATTGTTTGCAAGTGTTCACTGGCGTGCCTTCATTCTTTCAACCAGTATTACTTCTCCGAATGGTACAAGGAGAGCAAAGATTACTACGTGAGCATCTCCAAGTTCACCATGAATCTGTTGGACGAGAACCTGAAGCAACTCAAACTGCTGATTGAGATTCAAAGGCTGAATGCTACGGGGCTGAATTCAAGCAGCTCGACATCCGAGCCCTCAGATGGAAGTTGGATCTCTTCCTAGAGGTAGTGCCAAAAGAGGGGGGAGAGGATGGATAGAGGACCCTTTAATTTTATCCTGAATGGGAGGGTTGAAGGTTGGAAGTCTCTATGCTGGGGGGTCTATGACTAATTGGTAAATGAGGTTCCTTGGGATCTGAAACATAACACCCAGCTTTTGGTGAGACATGTGGtctgcttgattttggcttagcgtgCTGTGTGAACCTACACAATTGTAGCTGGTACAACAAGCAGTGGGTTAGCACAATGAGGGGAGCCTCATTGCCCACTTCAAttcttattttgttcttttcctgatttttctttGGGTCTGTCCATTGTACACCCTATGTCGGTATGTAGCTTCCCTGAGTATGTGTCAACAATGGGCTCCAGGAACACCGAAGGAGAAAGGCTGAGAAACGATCTTACTGTGGTCACTGCTGAATGTGTATGTAGTAATTTGCAATCATGTGGGTTGTAATATGCAAGTATATATGCCCATATGGAATATTTCACAGGATCTATCCAATCTGGAGGAAGAACTCCTTGAGATAGAACCCAAGGCTCGACAGCTGGAAGATAAAGAAGCAAAGCAGTACGTGGAAAAGTGctccattttattttccatctcaGACTTTGAAGATGGACTTAACGATGACATCAAAAGGCTCCATTATGTTCTAGAACTCCTCAAGCCAAATTGAAGGTAACCACCTTTGCCAgtaacatttctggaaaaaaaaactgcaggtgTGGGTCATTCAACCCACAGCATCTTAAGATGGTTCATTTAGTTCTGGTATAATGTGTGGGGTTAATCCATctcactgtggtttattcaaaccatggttaaatcatAGCTTGTCTAAACCAGGCTTGTTAGGACTCGGAACTGGCTATGGGTTCTATTTCAATATATTTGTGTGGCTTTCTCCAGGAGAAGTGATGAAGCAAATCTATTCCAGGTTCTTGCCAGTGCCAGGCAGGCGGTGGTGGGCAAACACATTGCCTACTTCAAGGAAGCAAAGGTGGTCGTGAAGTTAAGAGATTGGAACGATGCCAGAAGGACCTGAAGGCACTCGAAGCAGAAATGGAAGCTATGGCCCGTCACGAGCTGGATGAAGCCAAGAAACTTGGAGAGAACTTGAGCGCGATAGAAAAACAGATGACGGTATTCCTCTCTATCCTTGTGTCCATTAAGGGAAGAGATGTAGTTTAAGGGGGCTGTGCAGGTCAGCAAGCTCATATTCTGATCCATTGAGAGGTATTTTGGGGGATATCCAAGTCCAGTTCTTCTGCTTCAGAGCCTTTAGCACGACATTCCACCCTCTGCAGCAGAACTTAAGGGCAGGCCTGTAGAACCACCCTGACCTTTGACCAACCTGTAGAGTAAAACGCCATTGACTTAAATATCTCCACAGTGGCAGTACGACATACCTGTGGGTTGGCTGTTGGCTTGCTCTTGATAaatgcttgctttaaaaaaaagacttctacAGTATATTTAGAACATAGGGCTGAGGTCTCAgaccagtctttcccaaccttttgaccctggaagaacccttgaaatgttttttcaggcctcaggaaacccctgcacattcag includes:
- the LOC134504501 gene encoding uncharacterized protein LOC134504501, encoding MEQLKNIEASEQEKSDLLQKLQSSQVDVKAVSKEKDSLKVLAENLQAERDIMKNDMDGLYKTIEKVAAVKTLTAELAVQMKEEQQLVIENKRLQTNLQEAMLDNYHSRRVGDFWQTVFSLTIENDQLWRSLIACTEKEVVSILPRMQKKRDGITLLALKLKSDLEVVKAVAAKGLASLPLLQTANVLKLQMYYEQASDELYCVLTDIKYYFSEWYKESKDYYVSISKFTMNLLDENLKQLKLLIEIQRLNATGLNSSSSTSEPSDGSWISS